One Brachyhypopomus gauderio isolate BG-103 unplaced genomic scaffold, BGAUD_0.2 sc104, whole genome shotgun sequence genomic window, AACTCCCCCGACTGAGTGGAATATCCGTCTGTAACCGTAACACACATCTGTAACGTTAAAACAAACGCGTTTGTAGTGTAGCTAACGCGATGCGGAGCCTTAACCGAGCACTGAACGCGTGGTTTGTTTTAAAGTCCGTCTTTGTGCTGTCGTGGTGTCTCCCTGACTCCGAGTCGGGGCCTAGCTTGGCGTTTCAGGGAAATGGAGACCGCTTCAGAATCGAAGGACGAGCGGTTGTTTCGGGCGTTAAACCCCAGGACTGGGTGTCCTCCGCCCGGGTGCTCGTAGAAGGAGGGGAATATGTCGGATTCATGAGGTGACCTATAGCCCAGCAGCGTGTAGCGGTTAGCCAGCCGGCTAGTTGTGCACATACGCCAGTAAAACGGGCAAGAATGAAACACATTTGTATTAGAAGTCACAGTTGCATGGCCCCAGATTTGGTTTCAACTGCTAGATTTGTTATGTAGATGTATTCAATCAACCTTATAACATTTTTAACGACATTAAACGCTCACGCTGTGAGGATGAAGTAAACATCAGTGACAGAGCCCCTTTTCCTCTGCACCACAGGACGGACGGGAGCTTCGCCGTGCTCGACGTGCCCTCTGGCTCCTACGTGGTTGAAGTAGTCTCACCTTCCTTCAGATTTGAACCTGCTCGTGTGGACATCACCTCTAAAGGGAAAATGAGGTAACCGGCCCTTGCACTTTTACTGAAGCTTCTAAACGCACACGGTTTCTTTGCTGTTTGTCTTCTGGAAATGCATTTGTTCCCAATTCACCACAGAGCCCGTTTAGTGAATTACATCAAGACCTCCGAAGTTGTCAGACAAGCATACCCTCTTCAGATGAGATCAAGTGGCCCACACACATATTTTATGAAGCGGGAGACATGGGGATGGACTGATTTCCTCATGAATCCAATGGTAAAGTTGTTTTTTCAAAACTCAGAAAGGTTCATGTTGGGAAGGTCATTCATATTTCCTTTGATTTACTGGTAAACTCGTTGCTTTACATTTTAAAGGAtggaataaataaacaaatattaggCAATATGAAGCATGTTTCACACGGTGCTTACAAATTGTTTCAAGACGGGTTGCTACAAGAAATGTGCAGTATTGCCTAGTTCAGTCTAGCATTATTGATTTTTAAATTTGAAGGATAAAAATGTAGATGTAGTTACTAGGTACTATTCACCTCAGTTTTATGAACATAACATTTGTAGCATGTTTTAAGTGTATAGGAGTAACTAATTGATTGCTTTCCTATTTCTTTACACAGGTCATGATGATGGTACTTCCTTTGCTAATTATCGTTTTGCTTCCAAAGGTGGTTAATACCAATGACCCTGAAATGAGAAAGGTAAATCTGaaaaaggagtgtgtgtgtgtgtgtgtgtgtctgtctttgtgtgtgtgttttgcatgtGTCCTTGAAAGAACTTAGGGGTCGAGATGAAGGTCTAAACTCAAGTCGTCATGCAAACCTTTGAGTGCCTATAATATAAACATATGACCTGTTGTACTGCACCAGTCTAGTTCACATGAAGCAATGCACTACTGTTTCAACTCAAAGCTGCATTGCACACACATCATATATGAATCGATATGTTCTTTATGATCCTTAAATGCTTCATAACCCAGTCACAGTTCAGACAAATGCATGAAGTGCATTTGCTATGGTAAAACTAGTTggcataaccctaaccctagttttCAAGGCCTACTCTTACTAAAGTGttttctctttatttctctctgaaggtgtgttggtggtgtctttaaattatataaatatactcctaCTGGTTTTTAATGAGTCATTAACTATAGAGAGCTATACCAGGTAGTTTGAAATTGAGAGCAGGCAATTACGGTGACACCTAGAAAATCTGTCAAACCCGTATTCTTTCGTGGTGTGTATACTTGGAGCATTGAAAGACAATTATGGGTGAAGTTGATCATTCTACTGAGATCATGAACTATCTACAATGTTATTTGCTTTTGAATTGTTTTCTATTAAAGCTTGGCAGAAAATGTTATGTAGTAGTAGATTTGGAGCCAAACAGTCATACtaatttttctttgttttcttaGTGTGCCTaaaacctgttttttttttttttctcctgcaAAACAGGAAATGGAGCAGTCCATGAATATGTTGAACCCCAATCCGGAATTGCCAGACGTCTCAGAGTTCATGACCAAACTCTTCTCTAAAGGGTCCAGCAAGCCAGGAGGAGGCAGCAAAGGCAGCAAAAGTACTGCACTGAAGAGGAGGTAGACCTGTGAACTGTATTGTTTTTTCCCTTCTAATTGTAGCATTGTTTTGTGGcctgtctttcatttttttctgC contains:
- the emc7b gene encoding endoplasmic reticulum membrane protein complex subunit 7 codes for the protein MRSLNRALNAWFVLKSVFVLSWCLPDSESGPSLAFQGNGDRFRIEGRAVVSGVKPQDWVSSARVLVEGGEYVGFMRTDGSFAVLDVPSGSYVVEVVSPSFRFEPARVDITSKGKMRARLVNYIKTSEVVRQAYPLQMRSSGPHTYFMKRETWGWTDFLMNPMVMMMVLPLLIIVLLPKVVNTNDPEMRKEMEQSMNMLNPNPELPDVSEFMTKLFSKGSSKPGGGSKGSKSTALKRR